Within Buteo buteo chromosome 10, bButBut1.hap1.1, whole genome shotgun sequence, the genomic segment GCCTCCCGCCATGCCTTCCCCTTCAGACACTCTCCCTGCCGAGGCACATGTGGCACCTCATGGCCAAAACCAACCTGCTCTGTGGCGATGGCATCCCAGAGatcccccagccctcctgcacAGGGCAGCGTTTGTGCCCCCTGTGGGCGCTTGGGGAGAAGACGTTCCCTCCAATAACTCAtcacttattaaaaatatcttctacGTAGGTAGAAATTATTTCTCCTAAGCCTGATACTGTTCCTCCTGGGGTCTGGTTGCTCCATTTCTAAGCAGCAAGTGCACAGCAGCATCCTCTCCAGCTCCAGGCTGAGTTGCCAGGAGGTAACCCCAGTAGTCGGGGTGAAACGCTGCGCTGGGAGAGGTTTTCTAGCACTTTCCCCTCCTTGTCACCAACCCCACAAGCTAATTAAACAAAAAGGCAATTAGTCAGTTTGCTAGGCAGGCCAATATGTTAATCAGGCTCCCCAGTGTTCCCTTCCAGTCTGGCAAAAGCCAGTATTGGTGCTAAAAATTCAAATGATTGCTATGGAAACCCCAACAGCTGATAACTCATCCTGTCACACTGAGAGTGCGGGAGGCCAAATCCATCCTGGGTGTAGCTCCACTGCCATCCCGccggtccctccctgcctgtgACCGGTGAAGGTGGAGAGGACAGATGGGCTGGGGATGTGCCGGCGATTTGGCAGCAACCGTAGCTGCCAGGCGAAGTGGCGTGGGGACAGAGTGGCTTGGGTTTGTGTGAGCTTTCTTACGCTGCAGCTGATGGAGGTGGAGCGATAGCCTCCCGCGatgctgaagagaaggaaaaagcagcaaaatatttatgcCGTGGAGACGGAGAGTTACATCCCTTTTTGTCTGGAGTCCCTCTTTCCTCGCCCCCGCGTGTAACCTCCCTTTAACACGTTCCTAACTCAGGTAATGCTCTTCACCCTGCAGAGCTTCAGCTTCCCAACTCGCTGGGACAAAATGAGAGGAGTTTGGCCCTTCCTTCCTGCACCAGGTTGGAAGGAATCCTCCCCAAACCAAACCGTGCGCGGGGTCTTCCCCGGTGCCGCGCAGCCGTTCCGAATCCTTCGGCCGGATCATCCCGGCTGAGGCATCGACGCCACGGCCCAGGGAGGCCGCTGAGGTTCCCCAGAAGGACCTCCATGGCCCCCGGGGTCCCAGCCCGGAGCCCGTCAGCTCTGGTGCTGCAGGATGAGGCCCCGTCCCCGGTGTAGCACTGTGAGCCCActcccccccgggacccccgggaCTTGGTGCAGTGACGATGAGCGCACGGCCAGGGCACGCCTCGGTGCCCGAGCTCTCTCTCTGCACGACAGACCCCCGtcccggggaggagggggaggccCGGACCGGCCGCGGGGCTCCGCCGGTTCCCCCCCGGTCCCGCCGCGGAGGGCGCCGGGTTCCTCCCCGCCCGCAGGGGGCGCTGTAGCACCGGCGCCCCCTCTACTTACGCCCCGGCCGGCGCATGCGCAGCGCTGGGACCCTGCGGGACCGGGGAGGGCGGGGGACGCCGGGCCACGGCAGCGCCCGACCGGTGTTAGCGGGGAGGGACCGGGTGGGGCCCAACGgtggccgggccggggctgATACCGGACCCTGCCCTACCGCCTCTTCCTGGGAGCCGAAACCCCGGGCTGCCCTAGCGGCCCCGGGGCTCACCGCCCCGCAGTAGCCGTACCGACTCCGGTCCTCCGGGGCCGGTCCTCACCCGAGTTACCGGCAGTAGGCGGGGAAGACTTTctcccccgccgcggccggggTAGACCCAAGGCAGGGCGGGGCAGGAGGTGCCGGTCCCAGCTCCCCCGCAGGCCCCGGTACAGCCCCGGTGCGAGGCCACGTGGTCCCGCCCCGGCGGAATAACCCTCCCAACCATAGAGCATACCGGCCGCTGAGGGCCAGAGAGGCGCGGCGGCGCATGCGCCCTGGGTGCCGGCTGCGCAGGTTCCGCCCCCCGGCCGGCGCCGTCGTATAAGAAGGGGGCGGTTGACGTCAGCGTTCTCTTCCGCCCGCTCTGCGCTCGCCAGCGAGACagggctgccgccgccgccattGCTGtaacccccccgccccggagAATCCACCGCCATCCGCCACCATGGTGAGACCCCGCGTCCTGCCGCTACCCCGACGGGGGTGAGCGGGCACCGCGCTCGCAGCGTCGGTGGGGATGGCTGCCCCGGGAGGGCCGGGGGGTTTGCGGCGGCGGTAGGGGCCTGCCGGGCCGGGTTGGGCCGctgctgaggggagaggggtgggGCTGGAAAgcgtgccggggaggggaggggactGTCCCCGGTGGGACTCGGAGCCCTTGCCTGGCTTGTGGGGCTCGGCGGCCCTGGGGGTCTGTGCCAGCCCCCGTAGGGCCCTGCTTTCCCGGTGCCGGGGCTGCCGTGCCCGTGCCGGTGGAGCTTGCCGCACGGGgagggggagcggcggcggtgATGTGGCACCGGGGTGGTGTTGACGTCGGGAACGGGCCTTTGCGGTGGCCAGCGCTTGCCTTATGTAACGCTGCGGCCCGGGCGGGGGCAATCACAGCGGCGCACCGGGCTGTCACCCACCCGCTGAGAAACAGCGACCGAACGAGGGTTCGGTTTTAGTGGGGGCTTGCCTCCAGGAACCGTTGACACTGCCGCAGTTTGTAGGACACTGAGCCAGAGAGGGAGCGTGCTGGGTGCTTGGGCTGTGGGGCCCAGGCTGCTCTGTTTGTAACGCCGGTGTCTGCGGTGCCCTTGCTGTGCGTTGTCTCGTAACATGGGCTGCACAGGCAGAATTGATATTGCTGTGACTATGGTAGGTATTTGTGGCGTTGATCGGGCTTCTTGGGATTGCCAAAGCCGTTTCTATATACcctgtgtttttctctttcccccgCCCCCTTCTCTCATTCTTCAAGGTGAACTTCACAGTAGACCAGATACGGGCCATCATGGACAAAAAGGCCAACATCAGAAACATGTCTGTGATTGCCCATGTTGATCATGGCAAGTCAACCTTGACTGATTCTCTGGTATGCAAAGCTGGTATCATCGCCTCTGCCCGTGCGGGGGAGACCCGTTTCACTGACACAAGAAAGGATGAGCAGGAACGGTGCATTACCATCAAATCAACGTGAGTTCCCTGCCCTCATGCCACTTTTGTGCTCCTAACTGCGTGGTCTGAGCTTAGGGGGCTTTGAGTCCTCCACTGGCTTGTTTGTGAGATGAAAGAAGACGGCGGCAGGCTTTCTCTAGTCTAGTTCAGAAGCTCATCTCTTGCTCGTCAGGATTGCTTAAATGAAAGAGCAAGTATTGGTTGGTTTCTGGTGAATCACGGAGCACTACCTTGGGGGCTACTGGGAAACAGATGTGCAGCAGGAGCTTCAGCCTTCCATTTTAACACTGGGACTGTTGGATGTGGCTGATGTCTGCTGGAGTCCCGCGGATGCGGTGCAGAGACTGTTTTGGGAGCATCTCTGGTGACGTACCTGGCGGCTGTGTCACCATGGGTGGTTTGAGGACCCTGAGGGGCATGAAAAGGGATCAAAAAGGTGGTTGGGCCaagtagaaaaagaataaatccttgtttgaaagaaatggaaCCCTCTTTGGGTGCTTTAAATTGCACGGAGTCAGAAGAGTTTGATTTCAGAAGAGTGTAGGAAGGGCAGATTTTAGCCTGCGCTCCTGGTTATCTCCCACACTGGCCTCCCAGGAATACGCTTCAGGAAATCCTTAAGCCCAGGCAAAGCTGTCTGTGTGGGATAAAAGGCTGTTTCTAAGCATTGGGGAGGAGTAATGTGtagataataattttaatagttcTTCTTCTATTTCAGAGCTATTTCCCTATTTTATGAGCTCTCTGAAAATGATTTGGCCTTCATCAAGCAAAGCAAGGATGGTTCTGGTTTCTTGATCAATCTGATTGACTCTCCTGGGCACGTGGACTTCTCTTCAGAGGTCACTGCTGCTCTTCGTGTCACTGATGGTGCCCTGGTTGTTGTAGACTGTGTCTCTGGTAAGGTTTTTTGCAGCCATATGCAACTGGAATGTGTGCTGGGCAAGTTGGAAAACAAGGATAACTAATTCCCCTGTTTGGCAGGCGTGTGCGTGCAGACAGAGACTGTGCTGCGTCAGGCCATTGCTGAGAGGATCAAGCCTGTCCTGATGATGAATAAGATGGACCGAGcactgctggagctgcagctggagccagAAGAGCTGTACCAGACCTTCCAGCGCATTGTGGAAAACGTGAATGTCATTATCTCCACGtatggagaaggagaaagtggCCCCATGGGAAATATCATGGTAAGTGGGAGGCTGCGAACGCTGTGTTGGAAATAATTCCCTTTAGTGAAAGGGAGCAGTTGCCTCCTTAGTCGTTCTTTCCTATCTCAAGTGGAGAAGTGAGAGTAGAATAACAAAGATGCCCATACTACCCAGGCTTGCGCTGGTTGGAGCTCTCGCtagcttttctctgaaatattctGCTAGTTCAAGGCTTGAGCAAATAAAGTCTATAAAtacaagaaagtattttctatcTTTACCAAGGGTGCCCTTGTTTTGTAGGACACCTTCTTGCCCACATCACATCTGTGATGTCAGGTGATGCGAGATCCTAGGCTCCTACGCAGCATCCCTCCCCCGGCTGTCTTCTGAAATGGAAGGCCAGTAGGTGTTTGCCAGTCCCTGCGCTCCGAGCACCGCTCCCTGCTGGGTTCCTGGGTAGCAAGCAGGGCTTTTGGTTCTGAGAAAAAGCTTGCGCTTTGATCCCATTGAGCATTCTCCTGCATGCTGCAGGTTTTCCTGTATTGCTGATCCTCCCCGTGAAGGACAGGAATCTTACCTGCACGCAAACCTGCACAGCTGCTGAGCTGTCTTGAGTATGTAGTTGGTCAAAGTGATGAAAAACCGATCTAGTTCTGCGCTACAAAGCTAAAATGGTGGGGGTGTGGCCAGGCTGTCACAGAACTGCTCGAGAGTCCCATAGTCCTGAAGCTCCATCTTCAAACTCTTTTCGTACTTGAGTGTTGTTTGGGACGGAGTAGGCTGACTGCTGTAACGCTCCGTGCCTGTAAGACCTGTGGCTGTTCCTCTGCAACCCAGCTCTCCTGTTCCCTTTCAGATTGATCCGGTGCTTGGTACCGTTGGCTTTGGTTCTGGCCTGCATGGCTGGGCTTTCACTCTGAAACAGTTTGCTGAAATGTACGTTGCAAAGTTCGCTGCCAAGGGTGATGCCCAGCTGAATCCATCTGAGCGTGCCAAGAAAGTAGAAGACATGATGAAGAAGCTGTGGGGAGACAGGTGAGGAATTGTGGCTGTTGATTGTAATTCCAAATCAGCTCTGTGTGGCTGCAACCTGATGCTGTATAAGATTGGtaaggagggaggaggtggttGTGCCTGCTTATGGCCCTGGCTCAATGACTTGGTGCAGGTGCTAGCAAAAGAACTGTTTCCCATGAAATCTTTGCAGAATAGGAAACACCCAGATAAATGGGGAGGGGACAGTGAGTTGGCCACATGGTTTAATGCATTTTGGTGAGCTCTGAAAACCTGAGAGTGATGGGGGAGCGTATGAAGATGGTTCTTACTGAGTGGCTCCTTCTTCTGGCTGGAGCAAGCAAAACAAGTCATGCTTCTGTAGCTGAACTGAGTGTTGATActtgtctgactcaattctttctccAGATATTTTGATCCTGCTACTGGCAAGTTCAGCAAATCTGCTACCAGCCCTGATGGAAAGAAACTGCCCAGGACCTTCTGCCAGCTCATCCTTGACCCCATCTTCAAGGTGAGTTCTCTAGTGTTTAGCCCTTGCTGATGCCTTATGCTCTCTGGTTCAGTTACAGTGAGTGATGATggaaaatttcttcactttgacctGACTTGTCTGAttgaagaaatttaaatatCTGACACAAGCCTAACTCATTACTCTGTGTGGGCAGGGAGGCTGGTAGTAGATACTGTGCAGGCAAGTATGTGTCTGAGCCTCCAAATGGATTCAACTGGGTGATGAGCAAGAACAGAGATTCTTTTAGAGAcacttgtgctgctgcttcaaaCTGGGTCACTGGCAACATTCatgactgctgctgttgttcTAGGTTTTCGATGCAATCATGAACTTCAAGAAAGAGGAGGCGGCTAAACTGATTGAGAAACTGGACATCAAGCTTGACAGCGAAGATAAGGACAAAGAGGGCAAACCCCTGCTGAAGGTGAGATTGGTCTGAAGTGTCTGTGGGGAGGAGATGTGTAACTGTGTAGCTCCAACTGGGTCAACTTACTAAGTGGCTACTAACGCTGCTTGGGTGGGAAGGTGCTGTTGGCAGCTTGGAGGTTagggaggcaggggaaggtTAACTACCAGGTTGTGAACAATCTGACTGGGTCTTGCTCTTCTGATATCTGCTCAGGCCGTGATGAGGCGGTGGCTGCCTGCTGGAGATGCCCTGCTGCAGATGATCACTATTCACCTGCCTTCTCCTGTCACAGCCCAGAAGTACCGCTGTGAACTGCTCTACGAGGGACCCCCTGATGATGAGGCTGCCATAGGTATGATGAGgtgctgctttgctgccagGCATCCCTTCACATAAGTGCTCCAACACACCTGTAGCCGTCTTGTTCTCCAAGTACACAGCTCGGTAGCTACTGTAATTCTTGATTCTGTAGCTTTTGTAGTGTGGATGAAACAAGCTTAGGAGCTTTGCTCAGGAGTACTGAGCTACCTAAGTGACTGGAGAGTAGCTGAGGTATATGTCAAGGGCTCAGGCTGAGCTTGTATTTGTTGAAAAGATCTCTCGGTGATTGATGCGATCTTTCTCTCTGGTGGGCTGGCCAGCTATCCGGACAGAAGTGAAGGGACTGGGACAATAGTGGGTACAGGTCTCATGTTGGGATTTGGGGTGAGTTGAGGGGACAGGGCATGTATACCAAATGGGGGAAATGGTACTGAACTAAGTAGatctctctgcctcctcccaggTATTAAGAACTGTGACCCCAAAGGCCCCCTGATGATGTACATCTCTAAAATGGTGCCAACCTCTGACAAGGGACGTTTCTACGCTTTTGGACGTGTCTTCTCTGGTCTCGTCTCAACTGGCTTGAAAGTCAGAATCATGGGACCAAACTACACACCTGGCAAGAAGGAGGATCTGTACCTGAAGCCAATTCAAAGGTCAGTCCTGGCTGGGGTGTGCTCTGTGGTTCAGATTTGTGGTTCTAGTACTGTCTTGGGTCTCTTCTCGTCTCTGAGGCCAGGCAAGGTGCTTGGCTGTGGACTTCAAGTCTGCTACTGAACTCCAGGATGCTGCCTTTTGGGGCTGCCTCTTTCAGACCTCATTAAAACAACTTCCTCTCTTGCCAGGACCATTCTCATGATGGGGCGCTATGTTGAACCCATTGAGGACGTGCCTTGTGGAAACATCGTTGGTCTGGTTGGTGTCGACCAGTTCCTTGTGAAGACTGGAACCATCACCACCTTTGAGCATGCTCACAACATGAGAGTCATGAAGTTCAGTGTCAGCCCTGTCGTGCGTGTGGCTGTTGAAGCCAAGAACCCAGCTGACCTGCCCAAGCTGGTGGAGGGACTGAAGCGTCTTGCCAAGTCTGACCCTATGGTGCAGGTGAATGTCTGAAATGGTTTCAGGGACAGGAGAAACCCTGGTCCTGCTGGCACAGGAGGCTTCTGCCTCTAATCATGATTGCACTGGGAATGCTGGCAGAAGAATCTTGAATTGAGTATCGGTCCCAGCCCTACCAGAGTGGGAAGGAATACTGTGTTTCACCTTGGGGTTGGTGCTGAGTCATCCCCAGATCAGTGGAAAGAGCATGTAAAAGTAGCTCTG encodes:
- the EEF2 gene encoding elongation factor 2, producing the protein MVNFTVDQIRAIMDKKANIRNMSVIAHVDHGKSTLTDSLVCKAGIIASARAGETRFTDTRKDEQERCITIKSTAISLFYELSENDLAFIKQSKDGSGFLINLIDSPGHVDFSSEVTAALRVTDGALVVVDCVSGVCVQTETVLRQAIAERIKPVLMMNKMDRALLELQLEPEELYQTFQRIVENVNVIISTYGEGESGPMGNIMIDPVLGTVGFGSGLHGWAFTLKQFAEMYVAKFAAKGDAQLNPSERAKKVEDMMKKLWGDRYFDPATGKFSKSATSPDGKKLPRTFCQLILDPIFKVFDAIMNFKKEEAAKLIEKLDIKLDSEDKDKEGKPLLKAVMRRWLPAGDALLQMITIHLPSPVTAQKYRCELLYEGPPDDEAAIGIKNCDPKGPLMMYISKMVPTSDKGRFYAFGRVFSGLVSTGLKVRIMGPNYTPGKKEDLYLKPIQRTILMMGRYVEPIEDVPCGNIVGLVGVDQFLVKTGTITTFEHAHNMRVMKFSVSPVVRVAVEAKNPADLPKLVEGLKRLAKSDPMVQCIIEESGEHIIAGAGELHLEICLKDLEEDHACIPIKKSDPVVSYRETVSEESNVMCLSKSPNKHNRLYMKARPFPDGLAEDIDKGEVSARQELKQRARYLAEKYEWDVTEARKIWCFGPDGTGPNILTDITKGVQYLNEIKDSVVAGFQWATKEGVLCEENMRAVRFDVHDVTLHADAIHRGGGQIIPTARRCLYACVLTAQPRLMEPIYLVEIQCPEQVVGGIYGVLNRKRGHVFEETQVAGTPMFVVKAYLPVNESFGFTADLRSNTGGQAFPQCVFDHWQILPGDPFDSASRPCQVVAETRKRKGLKEGIPALDNFLDKL